Proteins encoded together in one Nocardioides marinisabuli window:
- the hemC gene encoding hydroxymethylbilane synthase, translating into MIRERLGRETVLVEVTTDGDRSQAAGTPLVGASSTGVFVSALRDALLRGEVDVAVHSLKDVPTYPAEGIVLAAVPQREDPRDAVVARDGLTIGELPVGSVVGTGSPRRAAQLHALGLGLEVRGVRGNVDTRIGKVRSGDYDAVVLARAGLSRIDRLAEVTEVLDPLQVLPAPGQGALAVECRADDELAEALRALDDAPTRAAVDAERAVLSTLEGGCSAPIGALAEVVEGEDGEELWVRAVALSPDGTLSVRMSATGTPSDAVGVGTRLGAEMLADGAGQLGQPGPAATTEADKVRDA; encoded by the coding sequence ATGATCCGCGAGCGGCTGGGCCGCGAGACCGTGCTCGTCGAGGTGACCACCGACGGCGACCGCAGCCAGGCCGCGGGCACGCCGCTGGTCGGCGCGTCGTCCACCGGCGTCTTCGTCAGCGCCCTGCGCGACGCGCTGCTGCGCGGCGAGGTCGACGTGGCCGTGCACTCGCTCAAGGACGTGCCCACCTACCCCGCGGAGGGCATCGTGCTCGCGGCGGTGCCGCAGCGCGAGGACCCCCGCGACGCCGTGGTCGCCCGCGACGGGCTGACCATCGGCGAGCTGCCCGTCGGCTCGGTCGTCGGCACCGGCTCGCCGCGCCGCGCCGCCCAGCTGCACGCCCTCGGGCTCGGTTTGGAGGTGCGTGGCGTTCGTGGGAACGTCGACACCCGGATCGGCAAGGTCCGCAGCGGCGACTACGACGCCGTCGTGCTGGCTCGGGCCGGCCTGTCCCGCATCGATCGGCTCGCGGAGGTCACCGAGGTGCTCGACCCCCTCCAGGTGCTGCCCGCCCCCGGGCAGGGCGCGCTGGCGGTCGAGTGCCGCGCCGACGACGAGCTGGCCGAGGCGCTGCGGGCGCTCGACGACGCGCCCACCCGCGCGGCGGTCGACGCCGAGCGTGCGGTGCTGTCGACGCTCGAGGGCGGCTGCTCGGCCCCGATCGGGGCGCTGGCGGAGGTCGTCGAGGGTGAGGACGGCGAAGAGCTGTGGGTGAGGGCCGTGGCGCTCTCGCCCGACGGGACGCTCTCGGTGCGGATGTCCGCGACCGGGACGCCCTCCGACGCCGTGGGCGTCGGGACCCGGTTGGGAGCAGAGATGCTCGCCGACGGGGCAGGACAGCTGGGCCAGCCAGGTCCAGCAGCCACCACTGAAGCAGACAAGGTGCGAGACGCATGA
- a CDS encoding glutaredoxin family protein, translating to MSAPQPRVRLLTRPGCHLCDEARAVVEAVCAELGEGYDELSIDGDAELTRRYGEEIPVTFVDGRQHDYWRVDPGRLRRALGA from the coding sequence ATGAGCGCCCCGCAGCCGCGGGTGCGCCTGCTGACCCGGCCGGGGTGCCACCTGTGCGACGAGGCCCGGGCCGTGGTGGAGGCGGTCTGCGCCGAGCTCGGCGAGGGCTACGACGAGCTGTCGATCGACGGCGACGCCGAGCTGACCCGCCGCTACGGCGAGGAGATCCCGGTGACCTTCGTCGACGGTCGCCAGCACGACTACTGGCGCGTGGACCCCGGGCGGCTGCGTCGCGCGCTGGGTGCCTGA
- a CDS encoding uroporphyrinogen-III synthase produces the protein MTRGKTTTDPTERTRGWVSFVGSGPGDPDLMTLRAVELLRQAEVVVTESPEHAELVSRLLGLPAPDAEAPEQDAGPEVVDGGFGEDGQPLTHAARAKVVVKHAKKGRRVVRLMTGDPFLYASGPEEAQACAKAGIGFEIVPGVSSVSAVPAYAGIPLTTKDHREVAVVTCDGSVDWSQYADDRTLVLLSGVGQVADIAKALVSAGRSPSTPVAMTRVGTTTEQSTLTSTLADVGADARAARMSPPAVIVIGKVVDLRETLSWFETKPLFGWRVLVPRTKDQAGPLTTRLRGYGAVPEEVPTISVEPPRNPQQMDKAVRGLVEGRYEWIAFTSVNAVKAVREKFEEYGLDARAFSGLKIAAVGDKTAGAIADWGLRADLVPSGEQSAAGLLADWPEYDDVLDPINRVFLPRADIATENLVAGLVDLGWECDDVTAYRTVRATPPPAPTRDAIKSGKFDAVVFTSSSTVRNLVGIAGKPHPSTVIAVIGPATAKTAEEHGLRVDVLSPKPDVEVLTDALADFGAARRLALVEEGQPVTKPSERKPAARRRATSRS, from the coding sequence ATGACGCGAGGCAAGACCACGACCGACCCGACCGAGCGGACCCGCGGCTGGGTGTCGTTCGTCGGCAGCGGCCCCGGCGACCCCGACCTGATGACCCTGCGCGCGGTCGAGCTGCTGCGCCAGGCCGAGGTGGTCGTCACCGAGTCACCCGAGCACGCGGAGCTGGTCTCCCGGCTGCTGGGCCTGCCCGCCCCCGACGCGGAGGCGCCCGAGCAGGACGCCGGCCCCGAGGTCGTCGACGGCGGCTTCGGCGAGGACGGCCAGCCGCTGACCCACGCCGCGCGCGCCAAGGTGGTGGTCAAGCACGCCAAGAAGGGCCGGCGCGTGGTCCGGCTGATGACCGGCGACCCCTTCCTCTACGCCTCCGGCCCCGAGGAGGCGCAGGCCTGCGCCAAGGCCGGCATCGGCTTCGAGATCGTCCCCGGCGTCTCCTCGGTCTCCGCGGTCCCGGCCTACGCCGGCATTCCGCTGACCACCAAGGACCACCGCGAGGTCGCGGTCGTGACCTGCGACGGCAGCGTCGACTGGAGCCAGTACGCCGACGACCGCACCCTGGTGCTGCTCTCCGGCGTCGGCCAGGTCGCCGACATCGCCAAGGCGCTGGTCTCGGCCGGCCGCTCGCCCTCGACCCCGGTCGCGATGACCCGGGTGGGCACCACCACCGAGCAGTCCACCCTCACCTCGACGCTGGCCGACGTGGGCGCCGACGCCCGCGCCGCCCGGATGTCGCCGCCGGCGGTCATCGTCATCGGCAAGGTCGTCGACCTGCGCGAGACCCTGTCGTGGTTCGAGACGAAGCCGCTCTTCGGCTGGCGGGTCCTGGTGCCGCGCACCAAGGACCAGGCCGGTCCGCTGACCACCCGCCTGCGCGGCTACGGCGCCGTGCCCGAGGAGGTCCCCACGATCTCCGTCGAGCCGCCCCGCAACCCCCAGCAGATGGACAAGGCCGTGCGCGGCCTGGTCGAGGGCCGCTACGAGTGGATCGCCTTCACCTCCGTCAACGCCGTGAAGGCGGTGCGCGAGAAGTTCGAGGAGTACGGCCTCGACGCGCGTGCGTTCTCGGGCCTGAAGATCGCCGCCGTCGGCGACAAGACCGCCGGCGCCATCGCCGACTGGGGCCTGCGCGCCGACCTGGTGCCCTCGGGCGAGCAGTCCGCGGCCGGCCTGCTGGCCGACTGGCCCGAGTACGACGACGTGCTCGACCCGATCAACCGGGTCTTCCTGCCCCGCGCCGACATCGCCACCGAGAACCTCGTCGCCGGCCTGGTCGACCTGGGCTGGGAGTGCGACGACGTCACCGCCTACCGCACCGTGCGGGCCACCCCGCCGCCGGCGCCCACGCGGGACGCCATCAAGTCGGGCAAGTTCGACGCGGTCGTCTTCACCTCCTCCTCCACGGTGCGCAACCTGGTCGGGATCGCGGGCAAGCCGCACCCCTCCACCGTCATCGCGGTGATCGGTCCGGCCACGGCCAAGACCGCCGAGGAGCACGGGCTGCGCGTCGACGTGCTCTCGCCCAAGCCCGACGTCGAGGTGCTCACCGACGCGCTCGCCGACTTCGGCGCCGCCCGCCGACTGGCGCTGGTCGAGGAGGGCCAGCCGGTCACCAAGCCGTCGGAGCGCAAGCCCGCGGCCCGGCGTCGCGCGACCTCGCGGTCCTGA
- a CDS encoding redox-sensing transcriptional repressor Rex, whose product MTERTPSEASRDIPEATVARLPVYLRALTGLSEAGTATCSSEDLATAAGVNSAKLRKDLSYLGSYGTRGVGYDVEYLLYQIAREIGVTQDWPVVIVGIGNLGHALASFSGFRSRGFRVVALLDADPRRHSEVVAGVDVRPFSDLEAIVHEHGVAIGVISTPAPAAQDVADHMVAAGIRSILNFAPTVLAVPDGVDVRKVDLSIELQILAYHEQRKALGAAGVARGAGGELEGRPA is encoded by the coding sequence GTGACCGAACGGACCCCTTCCGAGGCGTCGCGGGACATCCCCGAGGCGACCGTCGCGCGGCTGCCGGTCTACCTGCGAGCCCTCACCGGGCTCTCCGAGGCAGGGACCGCCACCTGCTCCAGCGAGGACCTCGCGACCGCGGCCGGGGTCAACAGCGCCAAGCTGCGCAAGGACCTGTCCTACCTGGGCAGCTACGGCACCCGCGGGGTCGGCTACGACGTCGAGTACCTGCTCTACCAGATCGCCCGCGAGATCGGCGTGACCCAGGACTGGCCCGTGGTCATCGTCGGCATCGGCAACCTCGGCCACGCCCTGGCCAGCTTCTCCGGCTTCCGCAGCCGCGGCTTCCGGGTCGTCGCGCTGCTCGACGCCGACCCGCGCCGCCACTCCGAGGTCGTGGCCGGCGTCGACGTGCGCCCCTTCTCCGACCTCGAGGCGATCGTGCACGAGCACGGCGTCGCCATCGGCGTCATCTCCACCCCCGCGCCCGCCGCCCAGGACGTCGCCGACCACATGGTCGCCGCCGGCATCCGCAGCATCCTCAACTTCGCCCCGACCGTGCTCGCCGTCCCCGACGGGGTCGACGTGCGCAAGGTCGACCTGTCCATCGAGCTGCAGATCCTCGCCTACCACGAGCAGCGCAAGGCCCTGGGTGCCGCGGGCGTCGCCCGCGGCGCCGGTGGCGAGCTGGAAGGAAGGCCCGCATGA
- a CDS encoding class I adenylate-forming enzyme family protein, which translates to MDQGTTQGRPVDDEHAAPPPGDLSDLVVVAAAESPDKLALVEADGRSVTWACLEDEVARLAHGFSEVGVVAGYRVVLALENTIEFVTTYLAVLRVHAVAVPVNPRSTVDELTRVLADSGSRLVVAGPAALDVVRRAVAGLASVELPADLRARAADPRVVVAGADPEPGEWAHAALREDPAPVPVPRVRDPERLAVLLYTSGTSGHPRAAMLSHRALLADIDQLGAVEPPMMHGDDVVLGVLPLFHVYGLNAVLGSVLRHRAKLVLVREYDPQTILDVVDDEACSVLPLAPPVFRHWRDDDSLAERLGPVRLVLSGSAPLDPASVALFTAATGLAVHQGYGLTEAAPVVTSTLCSLPDAPVPGSVGRALPGVEVRLVDEAGRSSEPGDPGEIQVRGENLFSGYWPDGADGPDAEGWFATGDVGLLDPHGELFLVDRLKELVIVSGFNVYPTEVEEVVREVEGVREAAVIGVEDAATGEAVVAYVVAPGAEPGAVVAAVRERCEERLARFKVPSRVEVVDSLPVTVTGKVRKGSLRAEERRRHLELLG; encoded by the coding sequence ATGGACCAGGGCACCACGCAGGGGCGTCCCGTCGACGACGAGCACGCCGCCCCACCACCGGGGGACCTCAGCGACCTCGTCGTCGTCGCGGCGGCCGAGTCGCCCGACAAGCTGGCGCTGGTCGAGGCCGACGGGCGCAGCGTGACCTGGGCCTGCCTCGAGGACGAGGTGGCGCGGCTGGCCCACGGCTTCTCCGAGGTGGGCGTGGTCGCCGGCTACCGCGTGGTGCTGGCGCTGGAGAACACCATCGAGTTCGTCACGACCTACCTGGCGGTCCTGCGCGTGCACGCGGTCGCGGTGCCGGTGAACCCCCGCTCGACCGTCGACGAGCTGACCCGGGTGCTGGCCGACTCCGGCAGCCGGCTCGTGGTCGCGGGCCCCGCCGCCCTCGACGTCGTACGCCGCGCGGTCGCGGGGCTGGCGTCCGTCGAGCTGCCCGCCGACCTGCGGGCGCGCGCCGCCGACCCGCGGGTGGTCGTGGCGGGTGCCGACCCCGAGCCGGGGGAGTGGGCCCACGCGGCGCTGCGCGAGGACCCGGCCCCGGTGCCGGTGCCCCGGGTGCGCGACCCCGAGCGGCTCGCGGTGCTGCTCTACACCTCCGGCACCTCGGGGCACCCGCGGGCCGCGATGCTCAGCCACCGGGCCCTGCTGGCCGACATCGACCAGCTGGGAGCCGTCGAGCCGCCGATGATGCACGGCGACGACGTCGTGCTGGGGGTGCTGCCCCTCTTCCACGTCTACGGGCTGAACGCCGTGCTGGGCAGCGTCCTGCGCCACCGCGCCAAGCTGGTGCTGGTGCGCGAGTACGACCCCCAGACGATCCTCGACGTCGTCGACGACGAGGCGTGCAGCGTGCTGCCCCTGGCTCCGCCGGTCTTCCGGCACTGGCGCGACGACGACTCCCTCGCCGAGCGGCTCGGCCCGGTGCGGCTGGTCCTCTCGGGCTCGGCGCCGCTCGACCCCGCGTCGGTCGCGCTGTTCACCGCCGCCACCGGGCTGGCGGTGCACCAGGGCTACGGGCTCACCGAGGCGGCGCCCGTGGTGACCAGCACCCTGTGCTCGCTGCCCGACGCCCCGGTCCCGGGCTCGGTGGGCCGGGCGCTGCCCGGCGTCGAGGTGCGCCTGGTCGACGAGGCCGGGCGCTCCAGCGAGCCCGGTGACCCCGGTGAGATCCAGGTGCGCGGCGAGAACCTGTTCAGCGGCTACTGGCCCGACGGCGCCGACGGGCCCGACGCCGAGGGCTGGTTCGCGACCGGCGACGTCGGGCTGCTCGACCCGCACGGAGAGCTGTTCCTCGTCGACCGGCTCAAGGAGCTGGTCATCGTCTCGGGCTTCAACGTCTACCCCACCGAGGTCGAGGAGGTCGTCCGGGAGGTCGAGGGGGTGCGCGAGGCCGCGGTCATCGGCGTCGAGGACGCCGCGACGGGCGAGGCGGTGGTGGCCTACGTGGTCGCCCCCGGCGCCGAGCCCGGGGCGGTCGTCGCCGCGGTGCGCGAGCGCTGCGAGGAGCGGCTGGCGCGCTTCAAGGTGCCCAGCCGCGTCGAGGTCGTCGACTCGCTGCCGGTCACGGTGACCGGCAAGGTCCGCAAAGGCTCGCTGCGGGCCGAGGAGCGGCGCCGCCACCTGGAGCTGCTCGGATGA
- a CDS encoding lytic transglycosylase domain-containing protein produces MSAQRLGRLQKATALVPLGLLSAAVTASLVGVSPATVNASEEVEAPEVSALPDGSSVPTEAIEAPASVSTGDVVAAGLRGKNAQRVVATASNADIPSAALAAYQRAETVINEADKSCNITWQLVAAIGRVESDHGRYGGNVLDDEGVARPGIYGIALNGKRGTALIRDTDAGQFDKDTTFDRAIGPMQFIPSTWSVVGVDADGDGQRNPQDIDDAALGSAVYLCSGEDDLSTTAGQEKAVFRYNNSTEYVDLVLSIMDAYMSGDYTSVPTNTLAAATFAPDPSYTPPKPPKPTKSPQQGGQQQPATPPGGGSSEPAPEPEPTSPAEPSGPVGGGNGGSGGGLGIPGAPTPTLPALPSTSVSVVDEVLGYAQAVLQCTLDGYVDNILSNNDPFDKCVKDYMGK; encoded by the coding sequence ATGTCCGCACAGCGTTTGGGACGCCTGCAGAAGGCGACGGCCCTGGTGCCGCTCGGTCTGCTGTCGGCGGCAGTGACCGCCAGCCTGGTCGGGGTCTCCCCCGCGACGGTCAACGCCTCCGAGGAGGTCGAGGCCCCCGAGGTCTCCGCGCTGCCCGACGGCAGCAGCGTGCCGACCGAGGCGATCGAGGCCCCCGCGAGCGTGTCGACCGGCGACGTCGTCGCCGCCGGCCTGCGCGGCAAGAACGCCCAGCGCGTCGTGGCCACCGCCTCCAACGCCGACATCCCCTCCGCCGCCCTGGCCGCCTACCAGCGCGCCGAGACGGTCATCAACGAGGCCGACAAGTCCTGCAACATCACCTGGCAGCTGGTCGCGGCGATCGGCCGCGTCGAGTCCGACCACGGCCGCTACGGCGGCAACGTGCTCGACGACGAGGGCGTCGCCCGCCCCGGCATCTACGGCATCGCCCTCAACGGCAAGCGCGGCACCGCGTTGATCCGCGACACCGACGCCGGCCAGTTCGACAAGGACACCACCTTCGACCGGGCCATCGGCCCGATGCAGTTCATCCCCTCGACCTGGTCGGTCGTGGGCGTCGACGCCGACGGCGACGGCCAGCGCAACCCCCAGGACATCGACGACGCCGCGCTCGGCTCGGCCGTCTACCTCTGCTCCGGCGAGGACGACCTGTCGACCACGGCGGGCCAGGAGAAGGCGGTCTTCCGCTACAACAACTCCACCGAGTACGTCGACCTGGTCCTCTCGATCATGGACGCCTACATGTCCGGCGACTACACCTCGGTGCCCACCAACACCCTGGCCGCCGCCACCTTCGCGCCCGACCCGTCGTACACCCCGCCCAAGCCGCCCAAGCCCACCAAGAGCCCGCAGCAGGGCGGCCAGCAGCAGCCGGCCACGCCTCCCGGCGGCGGCTCCTCCGAGCCGGCTCCCGAGCCCGAGCCCACCTCCCCCGCCGAGCCCAGCGGCCCGGTCGGCGGCGGCAACGGCGGCTCCGGCGGCGGCCTGGGCATCCCCGGCGCGCCCACCCCGACGCTGCCGGCCCTGCCCTCGACCAGCGTCTCGGTCGTCGACGAGGTGCTCGGCTACGCCCAGGCGGTGCTGCAGTGCACCCTCGACGGCTACGTCGACAACATCCTGAGCAACAACGACCCCTTCGACAAGTGCGTGAAGGACTACATGGGCAAGTAG
- the hemB gene encoding porphobilinogen synthase, whose amino-acid sequence MSNEPVEPAALRGPVVRPRRLRTTPALRRMVAETQVAPRQLVLPLFVREGISEPQPISSMPGVVQHTRSSLLAAVAEAAELGLGGVMLFGIPETRDATGSGGVDPAGILNLAITDVVGEVGDALTVMSDLCLDEFTDHGHCGLLTPDGRVDNDRTLAAYAEMARAQAHAGVDMVGPSGMMDGQVAVVREALDAAEHTDVSILAYSAKYASAFYGPFREAVDSCLEGDRRTYQQDPANAVEGVREALLDVAEGADLVMVKPALAYLDVLRRVRDAVDVPVAAYNISGEYAMVEAAAANGWIDREPAILETLGSIHRAGADVILTYWAAEAARLLRA is encoded by the coding sequence GTGAGCAACGAACCGGTCGAGCCCGCGGCGCTGCGCGGACCCGTGGTGCGCCCGCGGCGCCTACGCACCACCCCGGCGCTGCGCCGGATGGTGGCGGAGACCCAGGTGGCCCCGCGCCAGCTGGTGCTGCCGCTGTTCGTGCGCGAGGGCATCAGCGAGCCGCAGCCGATCTCCTCGATGCCCGGCGTCGTGCAGCACACCCGCTCCAGCCTGCTGGCCGCGGTCGCCGAGGCGGCCGAGCTCGGGCTGGGCGGGGTGATGCTCTTCGGCATCCCCGAGACCCGCGACGCCACCGGCTCCGGCGGCGTCGACCCCGCGGGCATCCTCAACCTCGCCATCACCGACGTCGTCGGCGAGGTCGGCGACGCGCTGACGGTGATGAGCGACCTGTGCCTCGACGAGTTCACCGACCACGGGCACTGCGGCCTGCTCACCCCCGACGGGCGCGTCGACAACGACCGCACGCTCGCGGCGTACGCCGAGATGGCGCGCGCGCAGGCGCACGCCGGGGTCGACATGGTCGGGCCCAGCGGGATGATGGACGGCCAGGTCGCGGTGGTGCGCGAGGCGCTCGACGCCGCCGAGCACACCGACGTCTCGATCCTGGCCTACTCCGCGAAGTACGCCTCGGCGTTCTACGGCCCCTTCCGCGAGGCCGTCGACTCGTGCCTCGAGGGCGACCGGCGCACCTACCAGCAGGACCCCGCCAACGCGGTCGAGGGCGTGCGCGAGGCGCTGCTCGACGTCGCCGAGGGCGCCGACCTGGTGATGGTCAAGCCGGCCCTGGCCTACCTCGACGTGCTGCGCCGGGTGCGCGACGCCGTCGACGTGCCGGTGGCTGCGTACAACATCTCCGGCGAGTACGCCATGGTCGAGGCCGCGGCCGCCAACGGCTGGATCGACCGCGAGCCGGCGATCCTCGAGACGCTCGGCTCGATCCACCGCGCCGGCGCTGACGTGATCCTGACCTACTGGGCGGCCGAGGCCGCCCGCCTGCTGCGCGCCTGA
- a CDS encoding glutamyl-tRNA reductase, which produces MSVLVVGISHNSAPVSLLERVAGTDDDSVAKLVAAASAAAHVSEAAVISTCNRLEVYADVDRFHGSVEELSTLLVDRAGESTETMLPHLYVHYDDGAVSHLFQVAAGLDSMAVGEGQILGQTREALRLGQELGTVGPALNSLFQQALRVGKRSRAETDIDRAAPSLITSALRRASDSLGDVAGRRVAVLGAGSMAGLATATMARHGAADIVVLNRTAERADRLAREYGARTAPVSDLGAAVAEADLLVTCTGATGVQVGVDLLEQALQGGRRLTVIDLALPHDVDPAAAELDGLSLINLASLASEVDDTEAGTEVRAVRDIVTEEVAAFLTARRQASVTPTVVALRSMATGVVDAEMSRLESRLPELDPAARAEVLHTVRRVADKLLHEPTVRVRELANETGAVSYAAALAELFALDPEAVSAVTRPGGLSS; this is translated from the coding sequence ATGAGCGTCCTGGTCGTGGGCATCTCCCACAACTCCGCCCCCGTCTCGCTGCTCGAGCGGGTGGCCGGCACCGACGACGACAGCGTCGCCAAGCTGGTCGCCGCCGCCTCGGCGGCCGCGCACGTCTCCGAGGCCGCGGTCATCTCGACCTGCAACCGCCTCGAGGTCTACGCCGACGTCGACCGCTTCCACGGCTCGGTCGAGGAGCTCTCGACGCTGCTGGTCGACCGGGCCGGCGAGAGCACCGAGACGATGCTGCCGCACCTCTACGTCCACTACGACGACGGCGCGGTCTCCCACCTCTTCCAGGTCGCGGCCGGGCTCGACTCGATGGCCGTCGGCGAGGGCCAGATCCTCGGCCAGACCCGCGAGGCGCTGCGGCTGGGCCAGGAGCTCGGCACCGTCGGCCCCGCGCTCAACAGCCTCTTCCAGCAGGCCCTGCGGGTGGGCAAGCGCTCGCGCGCCGAGACCGACATCGACCGGGCCGCGCCCTCGCTGATCACCTCCGCGCTGCGCCGCGCCAGCGACAGCCTCGGCGACGTGGCCGGGCGGCGGGTCGCCGTCCTCGGCGCCGGCTCGATGGCCGGCCTCGCGACCGCGACCATGGCCCGCCACGGCGCCGCCGACATCGTGGTGCTCAACCGCACCGCCGAGCGCGCCGACCGGCTGGCCCGCGAGTACGGCGCCCGCACCGCCCCCGTCTCCGACCTCGGCGCGGCCGTGGCCGAGGCCGACCTGCTGGTCACCTGCACCGGCGCCACCGGCGTCCAGGTCGGGGTCGACCTGCTGGAGCAGGCGCTCCAGGGAGGTCGCCGGCTCACCGTCATCGACCTCGCGCTGCCCCACGACGTCGACCCGGCCGCGGCCGAGCTCGACGGGCTGAGCCTGATCAACCTCGCCAGCCTCGCCAGCGAGGTCGACGACACCGAGGCCGGCACCGAGGTGCGGGCGGTGCGCGACATCGTCACCGAGGAGGTCGCGGCGTTCCTCACCGCGCGCCGCCAGGCCAGCGTGACCCCCACCGTCGTCGCGCTCCGCTCGATGGCCACCGGCGTCGTCGACGCCGAGATGTCGCGCCTCGAGAGCCGCCTGCCCGAGCTCGACCCCGCCGCGCGCGCCGAGGTGCTGCACACCGTGCGGCGGGTGGCCGACAAGCTGCTGCACGAGCCCACGGTCCGGGTGCGCGAGCTGGCCAACGAGACCGGCGCGGTCTCCTACGCCGCCGCGCTGGCCGAGCTCTTCGCCCTCGACCCCGAGGCGGTCTCCGCCGTGACCCGACCGGGAGGGCTGTCGTCGTGA
- the hemL gene encoding glutamate-1-semialdehyde 2,1-aminomutase: MFRRAHRVTPGGVNSPVRAFNAVGGTPRFIRSAQGAWLHDVDGNAYVDLICSWGPMLMGHAHPEVLEAVQAAVARGTSYGTPTEPEVELAEEIVERTSVEKVRFVSSGTEATMSAIRLARGFTGRDVVVKFAGCYHGHVDALLASAGSGLATFAVPGTPGVPASSTELTLVLPYNDRAAVEAVFAEHGDRIACLVTEAAPGNMGVVPPEPGFNEFLAATCARHGALFVSDEVMTGFRASRQGQWGLDGAVEGWRPDLVTFGKVMGGGFPAAAFGGRADVMGHLSPEGPVYQAGTLSGNPVATTAGLAMLRLATPEVYDHLNRTGETIKTAAAEALTAAGVAHTIQSTGTMFSVFLAEGPVRDFDDASRTDTAAYGAFFHAMLERGVYLPPSAYEAWFLSAAHDDRAVQTVLDALPEAARAAAATERPQR; encoded by the coding sequence ATGTTCCGCCGGGCCCACCGCGTGACCCCCGGTGGGGTGAACTCGCCGGTGCGCGCGTTCAACGCCGTCGGCGGCACCCCCCGCTTCATCCGCTCCGCGCAGGGCGCGTGGCTGCACGACGTCGACGGCAACGCCTACGTCGACCTGATCTGCTCGTGGGGCCCGATGCTGATGGGCCACGCCCACCCCGAGGTGCTCGAGGCGGTGCAGGCGGCGGTCGCGCGCGGCACGTCGTACGGCACCCCGACCGAGCCGGAGGTGGAGCTGGCCGAGGAGATCGTCGAGCGCACCTCGGTCGAGAAGGTCCGCTTCGTCTCCTCCGGCACCGAGGCCACCATGTCGGCGATCCGCCTGGCGCGCGGCTTCACCGGTCGTGACGTCGTGGTGAAGTTCGCCGGCTGCTACCACGGCCACGTCGACGCGCTGCTGGCCTCGGCCGGCTCGGGGCTGGCCACCTTCGCGGTGCCCGGCACCCCCGGTGTGCCGGCGTCCTCGACCGAGCTGACGCTGGTGCTGCCCTACAACGACCGGGCCGCGGTCGAGGCGGTCTTCGCCGAGCACGGCGACCGGATCGCCTGCCTGGTCACCGAGGCCGCCCCCGGCAACATGGGCGTGGTGCCGCCGGAGCCGGGCTTCAACGAGTTCCTGGCCGCGACCTGCGCGCGCCACGGCGCGCTGTTCGTCAGCGACGAGGTGATGACCGGCTTCCGGGCCTCGCGGCAGGGCCAGTGGGGCCTCGACGGGGCGGTCGAGGGCTGGCGCCCCGACCTGGTGACCTTCGGCAAGGTGATGGGCGGCGGCTTCCCGGCCGCGGCCTTCGGCGGTCGCGCCGACGTGATGGGCCACCTCTCGCCGGAGGGGCCGGTCTACCAGGCCGGCACGCTGTCGGGGAACCCCGTCGCCACCACCGCCGGCCTGGCCATGCTGCGGCTGGCCACCCCCGAGGTCTACGACCACCTGAACCGCACCGGCGAGACCATCAAGACCGCCGCCGCCGAGGCCCTCACGGCCGCCGGCGTCGCGCACACGATCCAGTCGACCGGCACCATGTTCTCCGTCTTCCTCGCCGAGGGCCCGGTGCGCGACTTCGACGACGCCTCGCGCACCGACACCGCGGCGTACGGCGCCTTCTTCCACGCCATGCTCGAGCGCGGTGTCTACCTGCCGCCCTCGGCGTACGAGGCCTGGTTCCTCTCCGCCGCCCACGACGACCGCGCCGTGCAGACCGTGCTCGACGCGCTGCCCGAGGCCGCCCGTGCGGCCGCCGCGACCGAGAGGCCCCAGCGATGA